In Shewanella sp. GD04112, the sequence CGCTAGGGTATAGAGCTTATCCAGGGAGATGCCATTTTGCTGCGCAAGTTGCGCTATCGCTTCGGGTAATTTTAGGGTCAGTGTCGCGCCTAGCGTCAGTAATTGTGCGTTAGCGACAGTGCTATTGGCACTCGTGCTGGCAGTGGCTTTTGGGGTAATTGGATTCACTAAGAAACTACTCGCCACAATCAAGGCTTGTCTTTGCTGTGCATTAACAAGCTTTAAATTATATTCTGTACCGTTTAGAATAATACTATCGCCCTCGGGGGAGACTTGCACTTCAGCTGGAAGGGGACGTGAGTGTACGCTCACGGCATCGTTTGAAGAGGCTGGAGTGATTAATTGCGCATTAGCGGTATTAATAAGTGGAATTGACTCCATGTGAGGCCCTTGTTGGTGTATCTAACGGCACGCTATTTTGAAAAATTAACAATTGACCAAAATGTTTTGCCAAGTATGCTTATGCGCTTTGTAAAAACAACGACAGTTTCTCTGTCATACTAGAGTATGCCACTCAGGTGAATAATCTTTTATCGTCACTTGTCCTTGGTCACTTTAGCAAAACTCGATATCTAAGCAGTACATTTATTTAAGAGAGCAATATGAAGTTGAAATGGCTAGGGGTACTTTTAGGAATTGCATTACTGCCTAAGGTGTATGGGGCAGAGGCGACTGTACCTGAGACTACTCCAAAGGATACGGCTTCAGCAGTAAAGATTACTTACGATGACCCGCGTGATCCCTTTGAGGGGTTTAACCGTGCAATGTGGGATTTCAACTATCTGTATTTAGACCGGTATATTTATCGTCCTGTCGCACATGGATATAACGATTATCTGCCATTGCCCGCAAAAACGGGGATAAACAACTTCGTACAAAATTTGGAAGAACCGAGTAGCCTAGTTAACAACGCCTTACAGGGTAAATGGGGCTGGGCGGCAAATGCAGGTGGCCGTTTTACGGTGAACACCACAATCGGGTTACTCGGGGTATTTGATGTGGCCGATATGATGGGGATGCCACGCAAGCAAGATGAATTTAACGAAGTGCTAGGCTACTACGGCGTGCCAAACGGACCGTATTTTATGGCTCCCTTTGCCGGCCCCTATGTCGTGCGAGAACTCGCGTCGGATTGGGTTGATGGTCTATACTTTCCACTATCTGAGCTAACAGTGTGGCAATCCATTGTTAAATGGGGACTTAAGAGTCTTCATGCGAGAGCGTCGGCGATTGACCAAGAAAGGCTTGTTGATAATGCGCTCGATCCTTATACCTTTGTGAAAGATGCGTACTTACAACACATGGACTATAAAGTCTATGATGGCAATGTTCCTCAAAAACAAGAAGATGATGAGTTGCTCGATCAGTACATGCAGGAACTTGAGTAAGCTTATGCGCTGTACTTGGCTGTAAATCCTTTTTTGCAGCCAAGCCCTTGCCGTATTGAATGATTCTTCCGATGTCATGATTGAGTTATTGCTATCGCAATGAATGTTATTCGGGAATCTTTATGGCGTTAAATGATGTTTCTATTCTTTGGGTCGAAGACGACCCGGTCTTTAGGCAAATCGTCGCCACATTTCTTATTGGGCGCGGTGCCGAAGTTGTGCAGGCCTGCGATGGTGAGCAGGGACTGTCTATTTTTAAGCAACAACGTTTCGATATCATTCTTGCCGATCTCAGCATGCCTAAACTCGGTGGACTCGATATGCTCAAGGAAATGAGTAAATTAGAGCCGCTGGTGCCTTCAATTGTGGTCTCTGGTAATAACGTAATGGCGGATGTCGTTGAAGCTCTGCGTGTTGGTGCCTGTGATTATCTCGTTAAACCCGTCCCCGATTTATTTATCATCGAACAAGCGATAAAACAGGGGTTGCAACGACACCATTCTGATGATGTGACTCAAGCCGAGTTTGATGCTTTATCTAATCAAGAGCTTAAGGATAACTTGGTTCTGTTAGAACAAAGTGTCGAGGCAGCTAAGCAAGTTCAGCAGCAGCTATTTCCTGCCTCTAACATAAGCTATCCCACAGCCAAGGTGGATTACAGTCTGTTTAAGAGTAGCGATATCAGCAGTTACTTTATTGATTCCACTATGGTGGGTAGTGACTACCTCATCATGTACATGGCCCATCTCTATCCCGAAGATAATAGAGCGGCTTTTGCCTGTGTATTGCTGCGCAGTTTTGTTAACCAAAAGCTCAAAAGTTATCGTAGTGGCCAAAGCAAGACCATTATCGAGCCCTTCAATATGTTAAGTTATTTGAACGAGCGTTTAGTCAAATCTGGCCTCGATATCACAGTCGATATTATTTATGTCGCTATCGAATTAACACGCTATCGCGCCGCGATTGCGCAAGCTGGTAAGGGGCTGAGGTGTTATTTGCGTAATGATGAAGGTTTGAGCCCATTAGCGCTTTCTGAGAGCTTACAATTGGGGATGTTAGATTGGGGGAAACCGAGCATTCAGTTTCGCACTATATTGCCGCAGGAGCAGCTCTGTATTGCGACCAGTGAGCCTGAACACAAGCAGCAACTCTTAGAAAACCAATTTAAAGGCCTTGTTTATGATTCACAGTTACCAGCGGGTGGCTTTATGCAATTAAGTCTATAACTGTGGGGAAATTCACTATGCCACGACAGTGACTTTGTGCGTATCTATGACAACGAATGTGAAGGTTGGCGATGATTCTAAAATCGACTATTAACCAGAAATGTAATTGGAAATTAGCTCGATGGCTTAAGTTAATCTTCTATGCGACAAATAAAAAACGCTGCCATGGCAGCGTTTTTTATTGATTGAACCTAAAGCATATTAACGTTTAATCGCTTCATGCTCACCGGTAACGGCAATTTCATCTTCTAACGCTTCGGCTTCGTTGTGATGCTTGCTTTCTGCGCCATGCATCCAATCCACAAGTTTGTCGGCCATGAAGTATAAGATCACACCAGAAAGCGCAGCAGTAATCGCGATACCCGAGAAAATGGCCATTGCATTGGCGAGTTGTTCTTCTTTTTCACCGCCGTGGCCGATGAATGAACCCACTACGCCACCAATCTTGTTAGCAGCAGCAACGAACAGGAACCAAGAACCCATCATTAATGAAGCTATACGTAATGGGGCTAGCTTAGTCACCATAGATAAACCAATTGGTGATAAGCAAAGCTCACCCATGGTGTGGAAGAAATAAGCACCGACTAACCACCACATGCTCGATTTCGCTGAAGCATCGCCACCCATCTCAACAACGGCACCGATCATGAATAAGAAGCCAACGGCTAATAACACTAAGCCTAAAGCAAACTTAACAGGGGAGTTCGGTTCATTCTTACCTAAACGTACCCAAATCGAGGCTACAACAGGTGCGAAAATCACGATAAACATCGCGTTTAAGGATTGGAACCAAGTGGTTGGAACTTCCCAAGTACCGATCATACGGTCGGTAAAGTCATTCGTGAACAGGTTCATCAAGCCGCCAGCTTGTTCAAACCCCGCCCAGAAGATGATGGTAAATAAGCCCATCACCATGATGACTTTAATACGGTCACGCTCAACTTTGGTGAGTGGCTCTTTGCGAACTTCGCCTTTTTCTGCCGCTTTTTGCTTTTCAAGCTTAGCCGCAGGGGTTCTACCGATATCACCAAGTAACTTTTGCGCAAACACAAGTTGGATGATTAATGACAGGATCATACCAATACCGGCACAGATAAAGCCGGCTTGGAAGTTGCCATCATAAGCCGCCACCACAGAACCTACGATAATACCCGATAGGAAAGCACCGACGTTGATCCCCATGTAGAAAATGGTGAATGCACCGTCACGGCGATGATCGCCTTCTTCGTACAAATCGCCCACCATGGTAGAGATATTCGGCTTGAACAGGCCGTTACCTAAGATCAAGGTACCTAAGCCGACATAGAAAACTTCGGTTTCCATACCTGGTACCCAAGCGTGCGGCGTACCGAGAATAAATTGACCTGCGGCCATTAAAGTACCGCCAATCATAATCGCGCGGCGTTGGCCTAAAAAGGTGTCTGCTAACCAGCCACCGATAAGCGGCGTTAAGTAAACTAGGCCAGTGAATGTACCATAGAGTGAAATCGCATCGGCTTGCGTCCAACCTAAACCGTGTCCCCCTTCACTCTGCACTTTGTCCACTAAATACAGCACCAAAATGGCGCGCATTGCGTAATAACTAAAACGTTCCCACAGTTCTGTTGTAAATAGAAGGAACAGGCCCTTGGGATGACCAAGCATCGTCCCTTGTGGTTTTGCTACGCTCATGAAGTTTCCACCTTAAGCTCGTGATTGCCTGTGGCGCCCCTGTAACAGGATGATGTCACCACAGAAAAATGGTTGTTGCTCTTCTCATTTATCCACTGTGAATTCGTTGGTTTACTAAAGCTTTAAAGCAAGAGTAACTTGTTGAATTACGGCGGCTTTGGTATGAGTTATTGTTACGTTCTTATAATAAAAGTAATATTTTATAGCATTAAATTGAACGATTTCGCTAAAATCCCACCTTATATACCCTTTAAAAGTGGCTAAAGTCAATTTTGGCTTGCTAACTGGTGAGATTATCTGCAACTTACGGCAAAGGCCGATTAATGCTGATTTTACTAATATAAGTCATCATTGTTCATATACCGAGCGGCAATCCTTTTGCGCCAAAAAACTGCTTCCATCCCTATTCACAACTTTGCTATGATTGCGAGCCGTGAATGGACGTCACTTAACATAGGGTAGTGAGATTAGTAGATGAAGGCATGGTACCTTTTGTATTGTAAACCTCGAAGTGAAGCGAGGGCACAACAGAACTTAGCGCTTCAAAATTTAGAGACATACTTACCGATGGTTTCTGAAGAAAAATCTCAACGCGGGCAGAAGCGGATCTGTCGCGTACCTCTATTCCCAAATTATCTGTTCATCAATTTCGACCCAAGCCAAACCAGTGTTAAGCAGGTCAACTCTACTCGCGGCGTGAGCCGAATCGTCAATTGTCAGGAAAAAATGACGCCTATAGACGATCGTATTATTCACGCTATTCGCATGAAAGAATTAACGCCTTCCCAAGCGGTTTTAGACCACGAACTAGAACTAAAAACCGGGGAAAAAATTCGCTTTAAAGATGGGCCTTTTGTGGACTTAGAAGGTATTTTTCAAGAGAAATGCCCGAACAAGCGCTGTCATGTGTTGTTTAATATTATGGGGCAGAGCAAAGTCGTTACTGTTCCTCAGGATTCTGTTGTAAGGCTATAGCATGCTTTGAAATTAAGTATCTTGCTTTAGTTGTCCGCAAAATAGCGGGTTACCCGTTGCAATGCTTAAATTTTCTATAGCGCAATATGTAAAATATATGTTTCGGTTTTGGTGCAGGATTTTGCGCCTTTAAAAGAAATAAATAAGTATCATTTTGTACAGCATTTAAGCAGCAAGAGAGTACACGCATGATTTAATTAGGATATGTGATAAATCATATCCTTTCTGAGTGCTATCCTTAACCATGCTTGAAGTTAAGTTCTACTTAGATTTAGGTTCTAATAGAATTTGAAATTGGTGCAAAACTTAGTGTGACCAATTGAAAAATAAGGTTTTTCGCGTTGCGAAGGGGATTTTGGAGACCGCAATCCATGGGCGGTAGCGTGTCTGAATGACATCAAATCGATAGTTTCATTCGTTAAGCGAAGAATGCAGAAGGTCTTGTCTGGCACGCAGATTGGTAGCGTGTCAGGTTTCGATGAACTGCGCTGCTTTGCTGGTCTTCGGCCTCAAAGTTATAGCTCAAAGCGCCGCTCTGAAACGCTTGTAAGTTCGCTTTTAGAGTCTAGAACTGAGAAGTACATTGTTCTCGCTTGGCGAAGCCCAATCAGCCTTTAACGTTTTTAATGTTTTCCATCATTTTTACCCAATCGGAGATATCTGGTGTTACAACAATTCAAAAAATACATCAAAGCGGTTCCCAAAACCGCAATATTAGTTGGCATCACTGCCACTATATTGATGGGCGCACAGGCGCAAGCTATTACGCCCTCTCCGCAGATGATAGAGCAATTCAAACAATTACCTAAGTCAGAGCAAGAGCGTTTAGCTCGCCAATACGGTATTGATCCATCAATGATCACGGGAGCCTCAACTACTGCTACTGTTGTTGAAAACCCAACAGTGGTGACGCCGCGTGCGGCGACAAACAATGTTGTCGATCAATCTGAGGACGATAAACTTAACCAGGCAACCAAAACGGAAGCTAAAGTTGAAGCTATCGAAGATAGGAAAGAAAATCAGCTAAAACGCTTTGGCTATGACTTATTTGCGGGTTCTCCAAGTACGTTTGCTCCCGTTTCTGACGTACCAGTGCCTGCTGAATACATGATGGGCCCAGGTGATACCTTAAATGTGCAGTTTTTTGGTAAAGAAAATAATCAGTTCACGTTAACCGTGGGCCGTGATGGTGCAGTGCAATTCCCTAACTTGGGGCCTATCTCACTAGTAGGTTTAACCTTTGCTGAAACACGGGAGTTATTACAGCAAAAGATAAGCCAAAGCATGATAGGCATTGAGTCTAATATCACTATGGGTGAGTTGCGTTCTATTCGGATTTTTGTGGCGGGTGACGCTTACAAGCCAGGATCCTATACTGTATCTAGTTTATCCACTATTACCCAAGCCTTGTTTATTTCGGGTGGTGTGAATGAAATTGGTAGCTTGCGTGATATCCAATTAAAGCGCTCTGGTAAAACTATTGGCCGTTTAGACTTGTATGATTTATTGCTTCGCGGCGATGCTTCGGGTGATATGCGATTACAATCCGGTGATGTGGTCTTTGTTCCATCTACCGGGGGCACAGTGAGTGTCATTGGCGAAGTGCGTCGCCCTGCCATTTACGAACTTAAAAATAATGAAACCATGGCTGATGTGATTAACATGGCCAGTGGCTTAAACCCAGGTGCTTATCCTAAAGCCAGTACTATCGAACGTTATAGTCGTGAAGCTGTAAAAACCGTGGTAAGCGTAGATTTAACCGAAAATTCAGGTTTAAGTACGTTAGCTAAAAATGGCGACTTGCTTAATGTGCGCTCAGCTTCAAGCCGTATTGATAATGCCATTACGGTGTCTGGTGCTGTAATACGCCCTGGTAAATATCAATGGACAAATGGCCTAACCGTTGCCGATTTATTGCCTTCAATTTGGGGCGATTTAACCATCTCGGCAGACTTGGATTACAGCTTGTTGGTAAGAGAAATCAACCAACGTGGCGATATCGAAGTCGAGCGTATTAACCTCGGTCGCGCGATTGGTGAACCCAAATCACATTATAACCTTGAGCTAAAACCACGTGATTCAGTCATCGTATTTGACTATGCTGACCGTGAAGCTCTGCTTAAGCCCATCATCAAAAAGCTAAAAGAGCAAAGCCGTTTTGGTGATGCAGCGAAGCTAGTTAACATTAATGGTAATGTGCGCTTTCCTGGCCAGTATCCAATAACAGTTAATGCCGATGTAAAAGAGTTACTCATCGCAGCCGGTGGATTAGAGGAAGGAGCATATACCCTATCTGCAGAGCTGACTCGCCAACAAGTGTCTGAGCAAAACGGTGTCAGTGTAGAACATGTACAGCTTAGTTTAGACCGCGTTATGCAAAATGATCCGGCGGCCAATATCAAACTGCAAAGCCGTGACATCTTAACTGTACGTACTTTGCCAGATTGGCAAGAAACTCGTTGGGTCACCATTAAAGGTGAAGTTAAATTCCCTGGCACTTACAGTATCCAGCGCGGCGAAACTTTAAAACAAGTGCTGGCTCGTGCTGGTGGTATGACGAGTGATGCAGCACCACGCAGTGCGGTCTTTTTGCGCAAATCTATTCAAGAGAAAGAACAGCAAGAGCTTGCTAAGCTTGCCGATGAATTGCGCCGTGAGATTGCGGCAAAAGCCTTGACCAAAGACACGCCTACCGTTGGTTATAACGACGCACAAATGATGTTAAATCAGTTGGAAAACGTTAAAACGGTTGGTCGCTTAGTTGTCGATATCAATGCGATTGAATTAGGTATCGAAAGTGCCGATTTAATGCTAGAGGATGCAGATGCACTCTACATTCCACCTGCTAACCAGACGGTTTCTGTTATGGGTCAAGTACAGCACCCAAGTACTCATCGCTTTAAACCCGGTTTAAACTTTGAGCAGTATTTAGCCTTATCCGGCGGTCCACGTAAACGTGCTGACGAATCACGTACTTACATATTAAAAGCCGATGGCGCGGTACAAATGCCTGAATCTTCAATGTGGTTTACTGGCGGTAGCTCAATGGAACCTGGTGATACCATAGTTGTACCATTAGATACCGAATACAAAGATAATCTAACGTTGTGGACTCAAGTAACGAGCATTATCTACAACACCGCCGTTGCAGTATCCGCAATATCGGGGATATAGAAACTAGAATCTAGGACGGCCTTCGGCTTCTAGGACGCCACTGCGTGGTTCTAGAATCTAGAAGTCGCGTAGCGACGCTCTGCTTATCCTCGATTCTCGCGACTGAAAGGAGCTCTCATGCGATTCGAACAACTGGATGTTTGGAAAAGAGCTTCGAGATTATCTTGTCAAATATATCAAGTGACAGAATCAGTAAGTAATTGGGGTTTTAAAGATCAAATAACCCGTTCAGGATTATCTGTCCCTTCAAATATTGCTGACAAAAGTGCAGGAGCAACTTTTGAACGATGTGACTTTAGCATCGGTCTCGAAGAAGTAAGGTACATGGATGTACCGAGTAAGGTGAAGAGCGTGAAACACTAAAAGATCAAATTCGCTTTTTGTACTATGCCAAAGGCTCTCTAGGAGAGCTAGTCACCCAACTTTATATAGGTATTGAAGTTGGATATTTGGCAAAGGAACCCGCGTTACTTATGGTTCAAGAAGCAAAAGAATTAGCCAAAATCTTAGGTGCAATTATCAAACAAAAGCAAAGTAAGAGTAAAAGCTAAGAAGAACGCAGCAAAGAGCACTGCTCTACAACGGCCTTCGGCCTCTAGAACGCCACTACGTGGCTTTAGAATCTAGAAGTCGCGAAGCGACGCTCTGCTCTTTCTATAAGGGCGCAGCCCGCTCTGCTTTAAGCTTTTGCCTTTATAGAAGCGCAGCGCTCTCGCCGCGCAGCGTACTAGAATCTAGAATCTGAAGAACCAATGAACACACAAATTACTCAAAATCCAAATACCTATCAATCCGATGCTAGATTTCCGCAAGTACAAGAAGATGAAATCGACCTTCGTGAATTATTCTCGGTTATCTGGCAAGGCAAATGGCTCATTATTGCCATAACTACTGTTTTTGCCATTGCCTCTGTAGTCTTTGCTATTTTACAGCCCAATATTTATAAATCCGAGGCTTTGTTAGCGTCCGCATCAGAGGAGCAGGGCGGTGGCTTAAGTGCCTTAGCCTCACAGTTTGGTGGTTTAGCTAGCCTTGCAGGGGTTAA encodes:
- a CDS encoding VacJ family lipoprotein, which gives rise to MKLKWLGVLLGIALLPKVYGAEATVPETTPKDTASAVKITYDDPRDPFEGFNRAMWDFNYLYLDRYIYRPVAHGYNDYLPLPAKTGINNFVQNLEEPSSLVNNALQGKWGWAANAGGRFTVNTTIGLLGVFDVADMMGMPRKQDEFNEVLGYYGVPNGPYFMAPFAGPYVVRELASDWVDGLYFPLSELTVWQSIVKWGLKSLHARASAIDQERLVDNALDPYTFVKDAYLQHMDYKVYDGNVPQKQEDDELLDQYMQELE
- a CDS encoding response regulator: MALNDVSILWVEDDPVFRQIVATFLIGRGAEVVQACDGEQGLSIFKQQRFDIILADLSMPKLGGLDMLKEMSKLEPLVPSIVVSGNNVMADVVEALRVGACDYLVKPVPDLFIIEQAIKQGLQRHHSDDVTQAEFDALSNQELKDNLVLLEQSVEAAKQVQQQLFPASNISYPTAKVDYSLFKSSDISSYFIDSTMVGSDYLIMYMAHLYPEDNRAAFACVLLRSFVNQKLKSYRSGQSKTIIEPFNMLSYLNERLVKSGLDITVDIIYVAIELTRYRAAIAQAGKGLRCYLRNDEGLSPLALSESLQLGMLDWGKPSIQFRTILPQEQLCIATSEPEHKQQLLENQFKGLVYDSQLPAGGFMQLSL
- a CDS encoding peptide MFS transporter, whose amino-acid sequence is MSVAKPQGTMLGHPKGLFLLFTTELWERFSYYAMRAILVLYLVDKVQSEGGHGLGWTQADAISLYGTFTGLVYLTPLIGGWLADTFLGQRRAIMIGGTLMAAGQFILGTPHAWVPGMETEVFYVGLGTLILGNGLFKPNISTMVGDLYEEGDHRRDGAFTIFYMGINVGAFLSGIIVGSVVAAYDGNFQAGFICAGIGMILSLIIQLVFAQKLLGDIGRTPAAKLEKQKAAEKGEVRKEPLTKVERDRIKVIMVMGLFTIIFWAGFEQAGGLMNLFTNDFTDRMIGTWEVPTTWFQSLNAMFIVIFAPVVASIWVRLGKNEPNSPVKFALGLVLLAVGFLFMIGAVVEMGGDASAKSSMWWLVGAYFFHTMGELCLSPIGLSMVTKLAPLRIASLMMGSWFLFVAAANKIGGVVGSFIGHGGEKEEQLANAMAIFSGIAITAALSGVILYFMADKLVDWMHGAESKHHNEAEALEDEIAVTGEHEAIKR
- the rfaH gene encoding transcription/translation regulatory transformer protein RfaH, with product MKAWYLLYCKPRSEARAQQNLALQNLETYLPMVSEEKSQRGQKRICRVPLFPNYLFINFDPSQTSVKQVNSTRGVSRIVNCQEKMTPIDDRIIHAIRMKELTPSQAVLDHELELKTGEKIRFKDGPFVDLEGIFQEKCPNKRCHVLFNIMGQSKVVTVPQDSVVRL
- a CDS encoding SLBB domain-containing protein, which gives rise to MLQQFKKYIKAVPKTAILVGITATILMGAQAQAITPSPQMIEQFKQLPKSEQERLARQYGIDPSMITGASTTATVVENPTVVTPRAATNNVVDQSEDDKLNQATKTEAKVEAIEDRKENQLKRFGYDLFAGSPSTFAPVSDVPVPAEYMMGPGDTLNVQFFGKENNQFTLTVGRDGAVQFPNLGPISLVGLTFAETRELLQQKISQSMIGIESNITMGELRSIRIFVAGDAYKPGSYTVSSLSTITQALFISGGVNEIGSLRDIQLKRSGKTIGRLDLYDLLLRGDASGDMRLQSGDVVFVPSTGGTVSVIGEVRRPAIYELKNNETMADVINMASGLNPGAYPKASTIERYSREAVKTVVSVDLTENSGLSTLAKNGDLLNVRSASSRIDNAITVSGAVIRPGKYQWTNGLTVADLLPSIWGDLTISADLDYSLLVREINQRGDIEVERINLGRAIGEPKSHYNLELKPRDSVIVFDYADREALLKPIIKKLKEQSRFGDAAKLVNINGNVRFPGQYPITVNADVKELLIAAGGLEEGAYTLSAELTRQQVSEQNGVSVEHVQLSLDRVMQNDPAANIKLQSRDILTVRTLPDWQETRWVTIKGEVKFPGTYSIQRGETLKQVLARAGGMTSDAAPRSAVFLRKSIQEKEQQELAKLADELRREIAAKALTKDTPTVGYNDAQMMLNQLENVKTVGRLVVDINAIELGIESADLMLEDADALYIPPANQTVSVMGQVQHPSTHRFKPGLNFEQYLALSGGPRKRADESRTYILKADGAVQMPESSMWFTGGSSMEPGDTIVVPLDTEYKDNLTLWTQVTSIIYNTAVAVSAISGI